The genomic interval ACACCTACTACATGCAGACCCACACCCCGACACGGCACAGGCCGTTCTGACACACGAAGGAGAGCCACCCATGGCTACCACCGCAGACAAGGTGAGCACGCTCGCCCGCAAGTTCAAGGTCGATGTTCTCCCCGGCTCCGCTGACCCGGAGACCGAGGAGTGGATCAGCCTCCGCGGCGTCCAGGAGCTGACCCCCGGCAAGGAGGACAACCTGGAGGACGACTCGGACTACGACTCGGACGGCTGGACCTCGCAGGTTCGCACCGGGCAGTCCTGGTCCCTGGAGGTCAAGGCCCTCCGCAAGATGTCCGCGGACAAGGCCTACGACCCGGGCCAGGAGGTCGTGCGCACCGCCTCCGACCAGTTCGGCATCGACGGCACCGTGCTCGTCCGCTGGTACAACCGCGACGGCGGCGACGAGGCCTACCAGGGCCGCGCGCAGGCCGGGTTCTCGGACGACGGCGGATCGGTCACGGACCTGTCCACCGCGACGATCACCCTGACCGGCACCGGCAAGCGGGAGACCATCGCGAACCCCGCGGAGACCGCCGAGGAGCCCCCGACGGGCGAGTGACCCCTGACCGCGCGGCCCCCTCGTCGGGGCCGCGCGGCACCCCACCATCCGCAGCACCACGAAGGGACCGCACCCCATGTCCGCATTCAAGGACCTAGACCAGTTCCTGGACGACTCGCTCGTCCTCCCCATCAATGGCAAGGACTACCGCATCCCCGCGGTGTCCGCCCAGCTCGGCCTCAAGCTCCAGCGAATCCTGGAGGTCACCGAGGACGCCCAGAACAACCGCGCCTCGGACGAGGACGTGCAGGAGCTCATCTCCGACGCCGAGGAACTGGAGCTGTACCCCGACGTCCTGGGCGACGCGTACGACGAGATGCTGTCGGACGGCATCTCCTACCCGCGGCTGCGCCTGGCCGCCATCACCGCGATCCTCTGGAACGTCCACGGCGAGGACATGGCCGCCGAGTTCTGGGCCGCGGGGGGAAAAGCACCGGAGCCCAACCGGGCGCAGCGTCGGGCGCCCAAGACCCGTACGGGCGGGGCGAGTACGACGAAGCGACCGGCCTCTGGGAGTGGTACGAGTACCCGTCGCAAGCCGAGCGGGAGCGCGCGCAAGGCCGCGGGCTGAC from Brachybacterium kimchii carries:
- a CDS encoding DUF7426 family protein; the protein is MSAFKDLDQFLDDSLVLPINGKDYRIPAVSAQLGLKLQRILEVTEDAQNNRASDEDVQELISDAEELELYPDVLGDAYDEMLSDGISYPRLRLAAITAILWNVHGEDMAAEFWAAGGKAPEPNRAQRRAPKTRTGGASTTKRPASGSGTSTRRKPSGSARKAAG
- a CDS encoding phage tail tube protein, giving the protein MATTADKVSTLARKFKVDVLPGSADPETEEWISLRGVQELTPGKEDNLEDDSDYDSDGWTSQVRTGQSWSLEVKALRKMSADKAYDPGQEVVRTASDQFGIDGTVLVRWYNRDGGDEAYQGRAQAGFSDDGGSVTDLSTATITLTGTGKRETIANPAETAEEPPTGE